One Huiozyma naganishii CBS 8797 chromosome 4, complete genome genomic region harbors:
- the TIM21 gene encoding Tim21p (similar to Saccharomyces cerevisiae TIM21 (YGR033C); ancestral locus Anc_4.175), translated as MLSMCRMWTPRTLIRSRALSRTPLVSHRWYAAAKPPSLWARTKRAGTFTASGVAVVGGTAVTAVVLYLVGSELFSPNGDTQLFNRAVTLVEQDPVARELLQCADTPGHNERLKAYGELITNDRWTRNRPIRSRRQLDNEGRTHVLLRFHLESKRHVALVHVDAVEESSVSKPAFVNVYVDVRGHKRHYVVKPKLNKSARKPTSIFWWTNNR; from the coding sequence ACCTAGGACACTTATCCGTTCGCGTGCACTCTCACGTACCCCATTGGTCTCTCACAGGTGGTACGCGGCCGCGAAACCCCCCAGTCTGTGGGCACGGACGAAGCGTGCTGGGACATTCACTGCTTCCGGTGTAGCGGTCGTTGGAGGGACCGCAGTGACAGCTGTCGTTCTGTACCTCGTTGGCTCAGAACTGTTCTCCCCGAACGGTGACACGCAGTTGTTCAACAGGGCCGTGACGCTCGTAGAACAGGACCCGGTCGCCAGGGAACTTCTCCAATGCGCGGACACCCCGGGCCACAACGAGCGGCTCAAGGCGTACGGTGAGCTCATCACCAACGACAGGTGGACGCGGAATAGGCCCATCAGGTCCCGGAGGCAGCTTGACAATGAGGGCCGCACACACGTGCTGCTCAGGTTCCACCTCGAGTCCAAGCGACACGTCGCACTCGTCCACGTAGACGCAGTCGAGGAGAGCAGCGTCTCGAAACCGGCATTCGTCAACGTCTACGTAGACGTCAGGGGACACAAGCGCCACTACGTCGTCAAACCGAAACTGAACAAGTCCGCGCGTAAACCAACTAGCATCTTTTGGTGGACGAACAATCGCTGA